In the genome of Natronorubrum sediminis, one region contains:
- a CDS encoding 5'-deoxyadenosine deaminase: MLLSGTVIVDADTVLHDGAVVVEDDRIVAVDDRTTCLESYPEHEHHALDLVAPGTVGAHVHSVQSLGRGIADDTALLEWLFEYVLPMEASLSAEEMRVAAELGYLEMIESGTTTCVDHLSVSHAEEAFEAARELGIRGRLGKVMMDKDSPPGLLEETDEALAESERLIRRYHGVEDGRIRYALTPRFAVSCTETCLRETRELADAYDGVTIHTHASENRDEVATVEDETGKRNIHWLDEVGLTGEDVVLAHCVWTDDSEREVLAETGTHVTYCPSSNMKLASGVAPVDDYLERGINVALGNDGPPCNNTLDPFTEMRQASLLQKVDRLEPQALPAKTVFEMATINGAKAAGFERVGALREGWKADIIGLETDVTRGTPIHDVHSHLVFAARGDDVQFTMVDGDVLVRDGDVLVADAESIRERAREFAADLDIDP; the protein is encoded by the coding sequence ATGTTGTTGTCGGGGACGGTTATCGTCGACGCTGACACTGTACTTCACGACGGCGCGGTCGTCGTCGAGGACGATAGAATCGTCGCCGTCGACGACCGAACGACCTGTCTCGAGTCCTATCCCGAGCACGAACATCACGCCCTCGACCTCGTCGCGCCGGGAACGGTGGGCGCGCACGTACACTCCGTCCAGAGTCTCGGTCGCGGCATTGCCGACGACACTGCGTTGCTCGAGTGGCTCTTCGAGTACGTGTTGCCGATGGAGGCGTCGCTCTCGGCCGAGGAGATGCGCGTCGCCGCGGAACTGGGATACCTCGAGATGATCGAAAGCGGCACGACGACGTGCGTCGACCACCTGTCGGTTTCTCACGCCGAGGAGGCCTTCGAGGCGGCCCGTGAACTCGGCATCCGCGGGCGACTCGGAAAGGTGATGATGGACAAGGATTCGCCGCCGGGCTTGCTCGAGGAGACCGACGAGGCGCTCGCGGAGAGCGAACGGCTCATCCGTCGGTATCACGGCGTCGAGGACGGCCGAATTCGATATGCGCTGACGCCGCGATTCGCCGTTAGCTGTACCGAGACGTGCCTTCGAGAGACGAGAGAACTTGCAGACGCCTACGACGGCGTGACGATTCACACCCACGCGAGCGAGAATCGCGACGAGGTCGCGACAGTCGAGGACGAAACGGGCAAACGAAACATCCACTGGCTCGACGAGGTCGGGTTGACCGGCGAGGACGTCGTCCTGGCACATTGTGTCTGGACCGACGACAGCGAGCGCGAGGTACTCGCCGAGACGGGGACGCACGTGACCTACTGTCCGTCCTCGAACATGAAGCTCGCGAGCGGCGTCGCACCCGTCGACGACTACCTCGAGCGAGGGATCAACGTCGCGCTGGGTAACGACGGCCCGCCGTGTAACAACACGCTCGATCCGTTCACGGAAATGCGCCAGGCCTCGCTCCTCCAGAAGGTCGACCGTCTCGAACCACAGGCGCTTCCCGCGAAGACGGTATTCGAGATGGCGACGATAAACGGCGCGAAGGCGGCCGGCTTCGAGCGCGTCGGTGCGCTTCGCGAAGGGTGGAAAGCCGACATCATCGGCCTCGAGACGGACGTGACGCGCGGAACGCCGATTCACGACGTACACTCCCACCTCGTCTTCGCGGCTCGCGGCGACGACGTGCAGTTTACGATGGTCGACGGTGACGTGCTCGTGCGAGACGGCGACGTGTTGGTCGCAGACGCAGAATCGATCCGCGAGCGGGCCCGCGAGTTTGCAGCCGATCTCGACATCGACCCCTGA
- a CDS encoding FAD-binding protein — translation MYEHDVIVVGAGGAGLRAAVAADEAGADVALVSKLHPVRSHTGAAEGGINAALQEGDDWELHAYDTMKGSDYLGDAPAVETLAQDAPEDTIKLEHWGMPFSREEDGRVSQRPFGGLSYPRTTYAGAETGHHLLHVMYEQVVKRGIQVYDEWYVMDLAVSDEDDPNERDCHGIVAYDVQTGNIEGFKANDGVVLATGGPGQAFDHTTNAVSCTGDGHAMAYRAGAPLEDMEFIQFHPTSLPSTGVLISEGVRGEGGILYNNDGERFMFEHGYANNSGELASRDVVARAELTEVQEGRGVEDEYVHLDMRHLGEERILDRLENILHLAEDFEGVDGLIEPMPVKPGQHYAMGGIEVDENGQTCIDGLYAAGECACVSVHGGNRLGGNALPELIVFGKRAGYHAAGKDLGEPEIRTGYGDDVEDETDTELPVQPGAAGLGTADDVAADGGERTDGSRSSSEARSDGGVVADADGVLEQTVEDARVHVDSLMDKDTGVQHAEIRQKLQNAMTDYVNVFRTEEGVKKALTLIRECREEYQDVYVDDPSTTFNTDLQQTIETRNLIDVAETIALGALVRNEFRGAHWRQENQTRDDENWLKHTLISWEDGEPNIFYRPVILEGEEKTYEPKVRSY, via the coding sequence ATGTACGAACACGACGTTATCGTGGTCGGCGCAGGCGGTGCCGGCCTCCGTGCTGCGGTCGCAGCGGACGAGGCGGGTGCGGACGTCGCACTGGTCTCGAAACTCCACCCGGTTCGCAGCCACACGGGTGCAGCGGAAGGGGGAATCAACGCCGCTCTGCAGGAAGGCGACGACTGGGAACTCCACGCCTACGACACGATGAAGGGCTCGGACTACCTCGGCGACGCGCCGGCAGTCGAGACCCTCGCACAGGACGCCCCAGAAGACACGATCAAACTCGAGCACTGGGGAATGCCGTTCTCCCGCGAAGAGGACGGCCGCGTCTCCCAGCGTCCCTTCGGTGGCCTTTCGTACCCGCGGACGACCTACGCGGGTGCCGAAACCGGCCACCACCTCCTGCACGTCATGTACGAGCAGGTCGTCAAACGCGGCATTCAGGTCTACGACGAGTGGTACGTCATGGACCTCGCCGTCAGCGACGAAGACGATCCGAACGAACGCGACTGCCACGGCATCGTGGCCTACGACGTCCAAACGGGCAACATTGAAGGCTTCAAGGCGAACGACGGCGTCGTTCTCGCGACCGGTGGTCCCGGCCAGGCCTTCGATCACACCACCAACGCCGTCTCCTGTACCGGCGACGGTCACGCGATGGCGTATCGTGCGGGCGCGCCACTCGAGGACATGGAGTTCATCCAGTTCCACCCGACCTCGCTCCCATCGACCGGCGTCCTCATCAGTGAGGGTGTCCGTGGCGAAGGTGGCATTCTCTACAACAACGACGGCGAGCGGTTCATGTTCGAGCACGGATACGCGAACAACTCCGGCGAACTCGCTTCCCGTGACGTCGTCGCGCGTGCGGAACTCACCGAAGTACAGGAGGGCCGCGGCGTCGAGGACGAGTACGTCCACCTCGACATGCGCCACCTTGGCGAAGAGCGTATTCTCGACCGCCTAGAGAACATCCTGCACCTCGCAGAGGACTTCGAAGGCGTCGACGGCCTCATCGAGCCGATGCCAGTCAAGCCTGGCCAACACTACGCGATGGGCGGCATCGAGGTCGACGAGAACGGTCAAACCTGTATCGACGGCCTCTACGCAGCGGGCGAGTGTGCCTGCGTCTCCGTCCACGGCGGGAACCGACTCGGTGGCAATGCGCTGCCGGAACTCATCGTCTTCGGCAAGCGCGCCGGCTACCACGCTGCTGGCAAGGATCTCGGCGAACCGGAGATCCGGACCGGCTACGGCGACGACGTCGAAGACGAGACCGACACCGAACTCCCAGTCCAGCCCGGCGCTGCCGGCCTCGGGACCGCGGACGACGTCGCTGCCGACGGTGGTGAGCGAACCGACGGTTCGCGATCCTCGTCGGAGGCCCGCTCCGACGGTGGTGTCGTGGCGGACGCAGACGGCGTCCTCGAACAGACGGTCGAAGACGCTCGAGTACACGTCGACTCGCTGATGGACAAGGATACGGGCGTCCAACACGCCGAAATCCGCCAGAAGCTCCAAAACGCGATGACCGACTACGTCAACGTTTTCCGAACCGAGGAGGGCGTTAAGAAAGCACTGACCCTCATTCGGGAGTGTCGCGAGGAGTACCAGGACGTCTACGTCGACGATCCATCCACGACGTTCAACACCGACCTCCAGCAGACCATCGAGACGCGAAACCTGATCGACGTCGCCGAAACGATCGCACTCGGCGCACTCGTCCGTAACGAGTTCCGCGGTGCACACTGGCGACAGGAGAACCAGACGCGTGACGACGAAAACTGGCTCAAACACACGCTCATCTCCTGGGAGGATGGCGAACCGAACATCTTCTATCGCCCGGTGATCCTCGAGGGCGAGGAGAAGACCTACGAGCCGAAAGTCCGCAGCTACTGA
- a CDS encoding succinate dehydrogenase/fumarate reductase iron-sulfur subunit, whose translation MSTQQPEQPESQEAPKDPEMRGAESPVDEKEKEDGEIDQTTADKSELEGETVLIKVFRYDPEVEGKQEPRFDDFHVPFSKGMTVLDAVMYARDHYDSSLTFRHSCRQAVCGSDAFFVNGKQRLGCKTQMADLEHPVRIEPLPHQEVVKDLVVDMDHFYDQMHTVEPYFQNEETPDSSDLEEQRQTRENREKVKMSTRCIWCGACMSSCNIAAGDNEYLGPAAINKAYRFAMDNREPEDVKEHRLRILEQEHGVWRCQTQFSCTEVCPKDIPLTEHIQELKREAVKKNLKFW comes from the coding sequence ATGAGTACGCAACAACCCGAACAACCCGAGAGTCAAGAAGCACCGAAAGACCCCGAAATGCGGGGGGCCGAATCGCCGGTCGACGAGAAGGAAAAAGAAGACGGCGAGATCGACCAGACGACGGCCGACAAGTCGGAACTCGAGGGCGAGACAGTCCTCATCAAAGTGTTCCGATACGATCCCGAAGTCGAGGGCAAACAGGAACCGCGCTTCGACGACTTCCACGTCCCCTTCTCGAAGGGGATGACCGTCCTCGACGCGGTCATGTACGCCCGAGACCACTACGACTCCTCGCTGACCTTCCGACACTCCTGTCGACAGGCCGTCTGTGGGTCGGACGCGTTCTTCGTCAACGGCAAGCAACGACTGGGCTGTAAAACCCAGATGGCCGACCTCGAGCACCCGGTTCGGATCGAACCGCTGCCACACCAGGAGGTCGTCAAGGATCTGGTCGTCGACATGGATCACTTCTACGACCAGATGCACACCGTCGAGCCGTACTTCCAAAACGAGGAGACGCCCGACTCGAGCGACCTCGAAGAACAGCGCCAGACGCGGGAGAACCGCGAGAAGGTCAAGATGTCGACCCGATGTATCTGGTGTGGTGCTTGTATGTCCTCGTGTAACATTGCTGCAGGGGACAACGAGTACCTCGGCCCGGCCGCGATCAACAAGGCCTACCGGTTCGCGATGGACAATCGTGAACCCGAGGACGTCAAGGAACACCGACTCCGGATCCTCGAGCAAGAACACGGCGTCTGGCGCTGTCAGACGCAGTTCTCCTGTACGGAAGTGTGTCCGAAAGATATCCCGCTCACCGAGCACATTCAGGAGCTCAAGCGGGAAGCAGTCAAGAAAAACCTGAAGTTCTGGTAA
- a CDS encoding succinate dehydrogenase: MAERYSSFAPGGTAWLLQRVTAAFLVIVLAFHFFLLHFVNHAADVTFAGTQARMENVGYFLTMVLFLIAGTFHGVNGVYNALVNQGLAGTQKKVVLAVLVIASVALIAQGTYVAVEMAGW, from the coding sequence ATGGCGGAACGATACTCTTCGTTTGCCCCTGGTGGGACTGCGTGGCTTCTTCAGCGCGTTACGGCGGCGTTCTTAGTCATCGTTCTCGCATTCCACTTCTTCCTCTTGCACTTCGTGAACCACGCGGCCGACGTAACGTTCGCAGGGACCCAAGCACGCATGGAGAACGTCGGTTACTTCCTGACGATGGTCCTGTTCCTCATCGCCGGGACCTTCCACGGCGTCAACGGCGTCTACAACGCCCTGGTCAACCAAGGACTCGCTGGAACCCAGAAGAAAGTCGTCCTCGCAGTGCTTGTCATTGCGAGTGTGGCACTCATCGCACAGGGAACCTACGTTGCAGTCGAGATGGCGGGGTGGTAA
- the sdhC gene encoding succinate dehydrogenase, cytochrome b556 subunit, whose product MSQSYNRGLIEDFGRWKEFSAGMWAWIFHKFTGWMLIGYLFTHIAVLSSALTSPEAYTNTIQGLESLFIIRVLEVGLLAVAVFHILNGLRLLMVDLGVGLDAQDKSFYASLVLTAIITIASVPTFMDGVTI is encoded by the coding sequence ATGAGTCAGTCTTACAATCGCGGTCTCATCGAGGACTTCGGTCGCTGGAAGGAGTTCTCAGCCGGCATGTGGGCGTGGATCTTCCACAAGTTCACCGGGTGGATGCTTATCGGCTACCTGTTCACTCACATCGCCGTGTTGAGTAGTGCGTTAACCAGTCCTGAGGCGTATACGAACACCATTCAGGGTCTCGAGTCGCTGTTCATCATCCGCGTGCTCGAGGTCGGTCTGCTCGCCGTGGCAGTGTTCCACATCCTGAACGGACTCCGCCTGCTGATGGTCGACCTCGGTGTCGGCCTCGACGCACAGGACAAGAGTTTCTACGCCTCGCTGGTGTTGACGGCGATCATCACCATCGCGAGTGTCCCAACCTTCATGGACGGGGTGACGATCTAA
- a CDS encoding succinylglutamate desuccinylase/aspartoacylase family protein, translated as MSDEKGGSTRDGSDPLAEAFTYDGGRIDPGETANIRYGISETYLGDPVRIPVTVINGEQPGPTVFLSAAAHGDELNGIEVVREVAHDWDHSDLYGTLVCLPVMNVPGFLAQERYLPIYDRDLNRSFPGREGSTSARRMAHRIFTNFIEPCDLGIDFHTSTRGRTNMLHVRAKTDDRLVNRLARAFSSNVIIAGEGPSGTLRREATEAGVPTITVEMGKAHRFQRRLIDRALTGVASVLAEFGLHRESSVHWPGWRTVIDDENEKTWLRADAGGIVDMKHGRGAFVRAGEVICSITNPFKEEDDIVSVEAPFTGLIVGVLENPVVYPGNPLCHLVGLSEVTRTALERERTTTSSQSELHSTGEDFDDDSTD; from the coding sequence ATGAGCGACGAGAAGGGTGGGTCAACACGGGACGGCTCCGACCCCTTAGCCGAGGCGTTTACGTACGACGGTGGACGGATCGATCCCGGCGAGACGGCCAACATCCGGTATGGGATCAGCGAGACCTACCTCGGCGACCCGGTCAGAATTCCCGTCACGGTCATCAACGGCGAACAGCCCGGCCCGACGGTCTTCCTCTCGGCGGCGGCCCACGGCGACGAACTCAACGGAATCGAAGTCGTTCGCGAGGTCGCCCACGACTGGGATCACTCGGATCTCTACGGCACGTTGGTCTGTCTCCCCGTGATGAACGTTCCCGGTTTTCTCGCACAGGAACGGTACCTGCCGATTTACGATCGCGATTTGAACCGTTCGTTCCCGGGCCGGGAGGGCTCGACCAGCGCTCGCCGGATGGCCCATCGAATCTTCACGAACTTCATCGAACCGTGCGATCTCGGCATCGACTTCCACACGTCGACGCGCGGACGAACCAACATGCTTCACGTCAGAGCGAAGACCGACGACCGACTGGTCAATCGTCTCGCGAGGGCGTTTAGTTCGAACGTGATCATCGCTGGCGAAGGTCCCTCGGGTACGCTCAGGCGAGAAGCCACCGAGGCTGGCGTGCCGACGATTACCGTCGAGATGGGCAAAGCCCACCGCTTCCAGCGTCGACTCATCGACCGTGCACTCACCGGCGTCGCGAGCGTCCTCGCTGAGTTCGGTCTCCACAGAGAGTCGTCGGTGCATTGGCCCGGTTGGCGAACCGTCATCGACGACGAGAACGAGAAGACGTGGCTTCGCGCGGACGCCGGCGGGATCGTCGACATGAAACACGGCCGCGGCGCGTTCGTTCGAGCGGGCGAGGTTATCTGTTCGATCACCAATCCGTTCAAAGAAGAAGACGATATCGTCTCCGTCGAAGCCCCGTTTACCGGCCTCATCGTCGGCGTTCTCGAGAACCCGGTCGTCTATCCGGGCAATCCGCTGTGTCACCTCGTCGGCCTCTCGGAGGTCACTCGAACGGCACTCGAGCGCGAGCGAACGACGACGAGTTCACAATCGGAACTCCACTCGACCGGCGAGGACTTCGACGACGATTCCACCGACTAA
- a CDS encoding GNAT family N-acetyltransferase gives MEIREATDDDIEAIRSIAQRSLKSTYTDFLEQDTVDDAVEQWYGDSFSDQIADDHSLVLVIERDGDVIGFSQNDLIGQRYRTGRILWLHIDPDTRGSGTGVRLLVRTRELLLEEGAEQIQCLVLADNEGGNEFYTSHGFEQAGQREVDIGDETFTENVYVESEIGDEGWGAVDELEVDGEQIYVSYGEAARGAEAPFYRTYETEDRAELYAWFCGNCDSIDNTMDTMGRIECNVCGNRRKATRWDASYL, from the coding sequence ATGGAAATTCGTGAAGCGACCGACGACGACATCGAAGCGATCCGGTCGATCGCACAACGTTCGCTGAAATCGACGTACACGGACTTTCTCGAGCAAGATACCGTCGACGACGCAGTCGAACAGTGGTACGGCGACTCCTTTAGCGACCAGATCGCCGACGACCACTCACTCGTGTTGGTCATCGAGCGCGACGGCGACGTGATCGGCTTCTCCCAGAACGATCTGATCGGCCAACGCTACCGAACCGGGCGAATCCTCTGGCTTCACATCGACCCCGACACTCGAGGGAGCGGAACGGGCGTTCGACTGCTCGTTCGCACGCGGGAACTCCTCCTCGAGGAGGGCGCAGAACAGATCCAGTGTCTCGTCCTCGCGGACAACGAGGGCGGCAACGAGTTCTACACGAGCCACGGGTTCGAGCAGGCCGGACAGCGCGAGGTCGACATCGGCGATGAAACCTTCACGGAGAACGTCTACGTCGAGAGCGAGATCGGTGACGAGGGCTGGGGTGCCGTCGACGAACTCGAGGTCGACGGCGAGCAGATCTACGTCAGCTACGGCGAGGCCGCTCGCGGCGCGGAGGCACCGTTCTACCGGACCTACGAAACCGAGGACCGGGCGGAACTCTACGCCTGGTTCTGTGGCAACTGTGACTCGATCGATAACACGATGGACACCATGGGTCGCATCGAGTGTAACGTCTGTGGCAACCGTCGGAAAGCGACCCGGTGGGACGCGTCCTACCTCTGA
- a CDS encoding oligosaccharide flippase family protein encodes MSRQEHIVHGFKATLVARAVYMISSALLMFLLARYLLDPDGYGTLYWVIGILAVVQLVADLGIGKSVARYVSEYSEKDPGQIPHLLTSTITFKLVIISVVGYLLFVFHEHLAIALGDPSAAPFLAVGILYVVAMSFSTFTQIVFQGYNQLVYSAAVQAFSGFARLIFAIAFVLFGLGALGALLGYIVGYALSAVAGLLVLYYKFYRRHEPAEEYEEGLSRRLLEYSIPLTATRSANVIDKQIDTVLVGVFLTPTAVAFYTLGKQISDFVLAPAESLGFTISPNFGEQKASGQLEQARRIYETALSNTLLLYIPAAVGLAIVAEPFVTMTFGADYAGAVPVLQILSGFIVLQAITNLTSDSLDYLGRARHRAIAKGATSVANLGLNIALIPTIGVVGAAAATVATHTVYVAVNLYIVHLELDLRLLRLGRSIGLVCLITGVMAVAVMLVTPMVSSVVMLFGAIALGASTWAILAVASGLVDPREVRAAIS; translated from the coding sequence ATGAGTAGACAGGAGCACATCGTCCACGGATTCAAAGCAACGCTCGTCGCTCGAGCAGTCTACATGATCTCGAGCGCGCTGTTGATGTTCTTGCTGGCGCGGTACCTGCTCGATCCCGATGGCTACGGCACGTTGTACTGGGTGATCGGCATTCTCGCCGTCGTCCAGTTGGTCGCAGACCTCGGCATCGGCAAGTCGGTCGCGCGCTACGTCTCCGAGTACAGCGAGAAAGATCCCGGGCAGATTCCACACTTACTCACCTCGACGATCACATTCAAACTCGTCATCATCTCGGTCGTGGGCTACCTGCTGTTCGTCTTCCACGAACACCTCGCGATCGCGTTAGGCGACCCTTCGGCCGCGCCGTTTCTCGCAGTCGGCATCCTCTACGTCGTCGCGATGTCGTTTTCCACGTTCACGCAAATCGTCTTCCAAGGGTACAACCAACTTGTCTACAGCGCGGCCGTCCAGGCGTTCAGCGGCTTCGCGCGCCTCATCTTCGCCATCGCGTTCGTGTTGTTCGGCCTCGGGGCGCTCGGGGCCTTACTCGGCTACATCGTCGGCTACGCACTCTCTGCCGTCGCCGGCCTCCTCGTGCTCTACTACAAGTTTTACCGCCGCCACGAACCGGCCGAAGAGTACGAGGAGGGACTCTCGAGGCGGTTGCTCGAGTACAGTATTCCGCTGACGGCGACGCGAAGCGCGAACGTCATCGACAAACAGATCGACACCGTCCTCGTCGGGGTGTTTCTGACGCCGACGGCGGTCGCGTTCTACACGCTCGGCAAGCAGATTTCAGACTTCGTGCTCGCGCCGGCGGAGTCGCTTGGCTTCACCATCTCTCCGAACTTCGGCGAGCAGAAGGCCTCGGGCCAACTCGAGCAGGCGCGACGGATCTACGAGACAGCGCTGTCGAACACGCTGTTGTTGTACATTCCAGCAGCCGTCGGCCTCGCCATCGTCGCGGAGCCGTTCGTGACGATGACGTTCGGTGCCGACTACGCTGGGGCAGTACCGGTCCTCCAGATTCTGTCGGGCTTCATCGTTTTACAAGCGATCACGAACTTAACGAGCGACAGTCTGGACTATCTGGGACGTGCCAGACATCGGGCTATCGCGAAGGGGGCAACCTCCGTCGCGAATCTCGGACTCAACATCGCTCTCATTCCGACCATCGGCGTCGTTGGCGCGGCGGCCGCGACGGTCGCGACGCACACCGTTTACGTCGCCGTCAACCTCTACATCGTCCATCTGGAACTCGACCTCCGATTGCTCCGTCTGGGGCGGTCGATTGGGTTGGTCTGTCTCATCACCGGCGTCATGGCCGTCGCCGTGATGCTCGTCACGCCGATGGTCTCGAGCGTCGTGATGCTTTTTGGCGCTATCGCACTCGGCGCGTCCACGTGGGCAATCCTCGCCGTCGCGAGTGGGTTAGTCGATCCACGAGAGGTTCGTGCGGCGATTAGCTAA
- a CDS encoding RimK family alpha-L-glutamate ligase: MAATDTHPVDDPVTVGVLSLHTSKETKAILNAVDKLGHETEWLRTENTSISVTDGSVVLEPHVDVIANRVLLSNTEQPAEELGIVNTFAQLVPTLNEPSTVLTAIHKLSTATTLAANDVRTPDVTLALNSEQLNAVRDRYGEEAVYKTAIGTHGGGTWKVSGDDPINAKVGNRYAFLQQLIDRDDARHRDVRIYVVDGEIIAAMYRYAPDNDWRTNVALGGDVEDATDDLPEEAREMARRAANAIGLDYAGVDLVEGDEGWFVLEVNPTAGFKGLFSATHVSPAPYIAKLAIERAGGDVDDERVEELSAVLDDAQPAAQPVQTPQTEPEASVIGYTEEIVLSGTSGSTSVYAKSDTGATRTSIDTALAAEIGAGPIKSITRIRSGSSKTAKSRPVVDVVVGVGGNQHTVTASVEDRSHMDYPVILGRDILGNYQVDVSRRVDGDTPDTPEEE; this comes from the coding sequence ATGGCTGCGACCGATACTCATCCTGTGGACGACCCCGTTACCGTCGGGGTGTTGAGTCTCCACACGAGCAAGGAGACGAAAGCAATTCTGAACGCCGTCGACAAACTGGGCCACGAAACCGAGTGGCTCCGGACGGAGAACACCTCGATCAGCGTAACCGACGGCAGCGTCGTCCTCGAGCCACACGTCGACGTCATCGCGAACCGAGTGTTGCTCTCGAACACCGAACAACCTGCTGAGGAACTCGGCATCGTGAACACGTTCGCACAGCTCGTTCCGACGCTCAACGAACCCTCGACGGTTCTCACGGCGATCCACAAGCTTTCGACGGCGACGACGCTCGCGGCGAACGACGTCCGAACTCCCGACGTCACGCTCGCGTTGAACAGCGAGCAGTTGAACGCCGTTCGAGACAGATACGGGGAAGAAGCGGTTTACAAGACGGCAATCGGAACCCACGGCGGCGGGACGTGGAAAGTCAGCGGCGACGATCCGATCAACGCCAAAGTCGGGAACCGATACGCGTTCTTACAGCAACTGATCGACCGAGACGACGCCCGCCACCGGGACGTCCGTATCTACGTCGTCGACGGCGAGATCATCGCGGCGATGTATCGATACGCCCCCGATAACGACTGGCGGACGAACGTGGCACTCGGCGGTGACGTCGAAGACGCGACCGACGACCTCCCAGAAGAAGCTCGAGAGATGGCGCGACGGGCGGCTAACGCGATTGGACTCGACTACGCCGGCGTCGACCTCGTCGAAGGCGACGAAGGGTGGTTCGTCCTCGAGGTGAATCCGACGGCTGGCTTCAAGGGACTCTTTTCGGCCACGCACGTGAGCCCAGCACCCTACATCGCCAAACTCGCCATCGAACGCGCCGGCGGCGACGTCGACGACGAACGCGTCGAGGAACTCTCGGCGGTCCTCGACGATGCCCAGCCCGCGGCACAGCCGGTTCAAACGCCACAAACTGAACCCGAGGCGAGCGTCATCGGCTACACCGAAGAAATCGTGCTCTCGGGGACCAGCGGTTCGACGTCCGTCTACGCCAAGTCCGATACCGGGGCGACTCGGACGAGCATCGATACGGCTCTCGCCGCAGAGATCGGAGCAGGGCCGATCAAGTCGATCACGCGCATTCGCTCTGGCAGTTCCAAGACGGCCAAAAGCCGACCCGTCGTCGACGTCGTCGTCGGCGTCGGCGGCAACCAACACACCGTCACGGCGAGTGTCGAGGATCGCAGTCACATGGACTATCCCGTTATCCTGGGTCGCGACATCCTCGGGAACTACCAGGTCGACGTGAGTCGTCGTGTCGACGGCGACACCCCCGATACGCCCGAAGAGGAGTGA